One stretch of Marinitoga litoralis DNA includes these proteins:
- a CDS encoding ABC transporter permease subunit — MEKIKKYIESFGWPRIIIALFLLSLFIIAPFVNIRVSTSISDIFVRFGMNSILVLAMVPMVLSGTGLNFGLPLGIIAGLIGAVTSIELGVTGFFGFLTAIFIALPFAIILGWGYGILLNKVKGGEMMVATYVGFSSVAFMSMMWLILPYKSPDMIWAYGGSGLRTTISVEKYWFHVLNDFLAIKIGDYFVFPTGAILFFALMAFLVWLFFRTKTGTAIIAVGSNPEFARASGINIDKMRIISVIMSTVLGAIGIIVYEQSFGFIQLYMGPFYMAFPAVAAILIGGASIHNATITNVVIGTFLFQGILTMTPSVINNLIKTDMSEAIRIVVSNGMILYALTRKKARS; from the coding sequence ATGGAGAAAATAAAAAAATATATTGAAAGTTTTGGATGGCCTAGGATTATTATAGCCCTATTTTTATTGTCATTGTTTATTATTGCTCCATTTGTAAATATCAGAGTTTCTACATCAATAAGTGATATTTTTGTTAGATTTGGTATGAATTCTATTTTAGTTTTAGCTATGGTTCCAATGGTTTTATCAGGTACAGGATTAAATTTTGGATTACCATTAGGAATAATTGCAGGGTTAATAGGAGCAGTTACTAGTATTGAATTAGGAGTGACGGGATTTTTTGGTTTTTTAACTGCAATATTTATTGCTTTGCCATTTGCAATTATTTTAGGATGGGGTTATGGTATATTATTAAATAAAGTTAAAGGCGGAGAAATGATGGTAGCTACATATGTAGGTTTTTCTTCCGTTGCTTTTATGTCTATGATGTGGTTAATTCTTCCATATAAAAGTCCTGATATGATTTGGGCTTATGGCGGTTCAGGATTAAGAACTACAATATCTGTAGAGAAATATTGGTTCCATGTTTTAAATGATTTTTTAGCTATAAAAATTGGTGATTATTTTGTATTTCCAACTGGTGCCATATTATTTTTTGCTTTAATGGCATTTTTAGTTTGGTTATTCTTTAGAACAAAAACAGGAACAGCAATAATTGCTGTTGGTTCAAATCCGGAGTTTGCAAGGGCATCTGGAATAAATATTGACAAAATGAGAATTATTTCTGTTATTATGTCTACTGTTTTAGGTGCTATAGGTATTATTGTATATGAACAAAGTTTTGGATTTATACAATTATATATGGGGCCATTCTATATGGCTTTCCCGGCAGTTGCAGCTATTTTGATAGGCGGTGCTTCAATACATAATGCTACAATTACAAATGTTGTTATTGGTACATTTTTATTCCAAGGAATATTAACTATGACACCTTCAGTAATTAATAATTTAATTAAGACAGATATGTCAGAAGCAATAAGAATAGTAGTATCAAATGGAATGATATTATATGCATTAACTAGAAAGAAGGCGAGATCATGA